One genomic window of Bacteroidota bacterium includes the following:
- a CDS encoding FHA domain-containing protein: MERAYTEPFTIGRGIQATLHVDSGRVSRLHAEVVYEDGGWVLRDAGSTNGTYYNEQRVERVPLAGGETAVRLGREGPFVYLAVAERREMGEWSVEAGEMGVPVSRRRRAQEDTQRQSQPYRPLRAEEPTTGHDATDLVRAASARGAEAMPRRTPSQQRRVRSPRGTLILAGVLALLLLAILLAVV; the protein is encoded by the coding sequence ATGGAGCGGGCCTACACCGAACCTTTCACGATTGGCCGAGGCATCCAGGCTACGCTCCACGTCGACTCCGGCCGCGTCAGCCGCCTCCACGCCGAGGTCGTCTACGAAGACGGGGGCTGGGTGCTGCGCGACGCCGGCAGCACGAACGGGACCTACTACAACGAGCAGCGCGTGGAGCGCGTGCCGCTAGCCGGCGGCGAGACCGCCGTGCGGTTGGGGCGGGAAGGCCCCTTCGTGTACCTTGCGGTGGCCGAACGCAGGGAAATGGGTGAGTGGTCCGTGGAGGCGGGAGAGATGGGGGTCCCGGTGTCGCGCCGCCGCCGGGCGCAGGAGGACACCCAGCGGCAGTCGCAGCCGTACCGCCCGCTTCGCGCCGAGGAGCCGACCACGGGGCACGACGCGACCGATCTCGTCCGGGCTGCCTCGGCAAGGGGCGCAGAGGCGATGCCGAGGAGAACGCCAAGCCAGCAACGCCGGGTGAGATCGCCTCGCGGGACGCTGATACTGGCGGGCGTGCTGGCGCTGCTCCTGCTCGCGATCCTGCTCGCGGTGGTGTGA
- a CDS encoding hemolysin family protein: MDADSSSPLVGLLLTLWPVAAGTATVATEATLFVLLLVLSAFFSGSEVALFSLSASDREALSEDDSKGARRVLALLERPRRLLIGILIMNNLVNVAAAILATVLTVQAAEAYEISKTTLLVFQVVVLTFLLLVLSEITPKLVATQQNRRWATLFSGPLYLVFRVLYPASNLLAHGMDLVQRRFRTQAAVVSNEDLKTLADLGEADGTLEEEERALIHSIVEFGETTVRAVMVSRVDVHALPDTATLDEALTLIRETGHSRFPLYREHLDDVLGILYAKDLIPLLDQEEARALGSQPADWERIARPAKFVPLGCPLDAMLADFQTSNTHIAVVVDEYGGTAGVVTLEDILEEIVGEIRDEHDLPEALPYERVGPQTFRVDAGIDLDDLLESFEVEVETEAFDFETLGGLIFHLTGEIPEPGTVTEYGPLTLRVEELDNNRIKQVLVEISPRPLEEAEERKSGRAEEKAER; this comes from the coding sequence TTGGACGCCGACTCTAGCAGCCCCCTCGTGGGGCTCCTCCTGACACTCTGGCCCGTCGCCGCCGGAACCGCGACCGTCGCCACCGAAGCGACGCTGTTCGTGCTGCTCTTGGTCCTCTCCGCCTTCTTCTCGGGCTCGGAGGTCGCCCTCTTCTCGCTCAGCGCGAGCGACCGCGAAGCCCTGAGCGAGGACGACAGTAAGGGTGCCCGCCGGGTGCTCGCGCTCCTGGAACGTCCCCGCCGGCTGCTGATCGGCATCCTCATCATGAACAACCTCGTCAACGTCGCCGCGGCGATCCTGGCGACGGTGCTCACGGTGCAGGCCGCCGAAGCCTACGAGATCAGCAAGACGACCCTACTCGTCTTCCAGGTCGTCGTCCTGACGTTCCTACTCCTCGTCCTGAGCGAGATCACCCCGAAGCTCGTCGCCACCCAACAGAACCGGCGGTGGGCGACGCTCTTCTCCGGCCCGCTCTACCTCGTCTTCCGCGTGCTCTACCCGGCGTCCAACCTCCTCGCGCACGGGATGGACCTCGTCCAGCGGCGCTTCCGCACCCAGGCGGCCGTCGTCTCCAACGAAGACCTCAAGACCCTCGCCGACCTCGGCGAAGCGGACGGTACGCTCGAAGAGGAAGAGCGTGCGCTGATCCACTCGATCGTCGAGTTCGGCGAGACCACGGTGCGCGCGGTCATGGTCAGCCGGGTCGATGTCCACGCGCTGCCCGACACGGCCACGCTCGACGAAGCGCTGACCCTGATCCGCGAGACCGGGCACTCGCGCTTTCCGCTCTACCGCGAGCACCTCGACGATGTGCTCGGCATTCTCTACGCCAAAGACCTCATCCCGCTCCTGGACCAGGAAGAGGCCCGCGCCCTCGGCAGCCAACCGGCCGACTGGGAGCGCATCGCCCGCCCGGCGAAGTTCGTTCCGCTCGGCTGCCCGCTCGACGCGATGCTCGCGGACTTCCAGACCTCGAATACCCACATCGCGGTCGTCGTCGACGAGTACGGCGGCACGGCGGGCGTCGTCACGCTCGAGGACATCTTGGAGGAGATCGTGGGCGAGATACGCGACGAGCACGACCTCCCCGAGGCGCTCCCCTACGAACGCGTCGGCCCGCAGACGTTCCGCGTCGATGCCGGGATCGACCTCGACGACCTCTTGGAGAGCTTCGAGGTGGAGGTGGAGACCGAGGCGTTCGACTTCGAAACGCTCGGCGGCCTCATCTTCCACCTGACCGGCGAGATTCCCGAGCCGGGCACCGTCACCGAGTACGGCCCGCTGACGCTACGGGTCGAGGAGCTAGACAACAACCGGATCAAGCAGGTGCTCGTCGAGATCAGTCCGCGCCCGCTGGAGGAGGCGGAAGAGCGCAAGAGCGGAAGAGCGGAAGAGAAGGCGGAGCGCTAG
- a CDS encoding cystathionine gamma-synthase, producing MSSTADAETRTNGQDHATAELGFGTRAVHAGQEPDPSTGAIMTPVYLTSTYVQAAPGDHQGHEYARVSNPTRTALEANLAALEGAVEGICFASGIAGVDAILRRLRPGDHVVAGDDLYGGTYRLMRQVWEPFGLTFSFVDMTDLGAVEAAFTEATKMVWAETPTNPLLQVVDIAALAERAKAQGASLVVDNTFSSPYLQQPLAFGADLVLHSTTKYLGGHSDVVGGAVMTSDPDWTEHLRFQIKAVGAAPGPMDCFLVLRATKTLHLRMERHCQNARRVADFLDAHPAVGHVRYPGLASHPGHEIAARQMRDFGGMVSFELADDSVERAVEVMTATRVFALAESLGGVESLVNHPATMTHASVPREQRLAAGLTDSLIRLSVGVEDLDDLKTDLDRALRAV from the coding sequence ATGTCTTCTACTGCCGACGCTGAAACGAGAACCAACGGCCAAGACCACGCCACCGCTGAACTCGGATTCGGCACCCGCGCCGTGCACGCCGGGCAGGAGCCGGACCCGTCTACCGGGGCCATCATGACGCCGGTCTACCTGACCTCGACCTACGTCCAGGCTGCGCCGGGCGACCACCAGGGCCACGAGTATGCCCGCGTCTCAAATCCGACCCGGACGGCGCTCGAAGCTAACCTCGCCGCACTCGAAGGGGCAGTCGAGGGCATCTGCTTCGCCTCCGGCATTGCCGGCGTGGACGCCATCCTCCGCCGCCTCCGCCCCGGCGATCACGTCGTCGCCGGCGACGACCTCTACGGCGGCACCTACCGCCTCATGCGCCAGGTGTGGGAGCCGTTCGGGCTCACCTTCTCGTTCGTCGACATGACCGACCTCGGCGCGGTCGAGGCGGCGTTCACGGAGGCGACTAAGATGGTCTGGGCCGAGACGCCGACGAACCCGCTGCTCCAGGTCGTCGACATCGCGGCGCTGGCCGAGCGGGCGAAGGCGCAGGGTGCGAGCCTCGTCGTGGACAACACGTTCTCCTCGCCCTACCTTCAGCAGCCGCTCGCCTTCGGCGCCGACCTCGTCCTCCACTCGACGACGAAGTACCTCGGCGGGCACTCCGACGTGGTCGGCGGCGCGGTGATGACGAGCGACCCGGACTGGACCGAGCACCTTCGCTTCCAGATCAAAGCCGTCGGGGCCGCGCCCGGTCCGATGGACTGCTTCCTCGTGCTCCGCGCGACGAAGACGCTCCACCTCCGCATGGAGCGCCACTGCCAGAACGCCCGCCGGGTGGCCGACTTCCTCGACGCCCACCCGGCGGTCGGGCACGTCCGCTATCCCGGCCTCGCCTCGCACCCCGGCCACGAGATCGCCGCCCGGCAGATGCGCGACTTCGGCGGCATGGTCTCGTTCGAACTCGCCGACGACTCGGTCGAGCGCGCGGTGGAGGTGATGACGGCGACACGAGTCTTCGCGCTCGCCGAGAGCCTGGGCGGGGTCGAGAGCCTCGTCAACCACCCAGCCACGATGACGCACGCCTCGGTGCCACGCGAGCAGCGCCTCGCGGCGGGCCTCACCGACTCGCTCATCCGCCTCTCGGTCGGCGTCGAAGACCTCGACGACCTGAAAACGGACCTCGACCGGGCACTTCGCGCGGTCTGA
- a CDS encoding CDP-alcohol phosphatidyltransferase family protein gives MEKAQAKKRVNKIALARFEQWALPRMAARLPMWMTPDKLTIVGLISAVVIGGSYVLTQYSLGWLWVASVGFVVHWWGDSLDGTLARVRNIRRERYGFYVDHQSDAVSTFLIFVGLGLSPLMDLSVALFLIVAYFLMMIHVNLVTITQDVFKISFAGAGPTELRLFMITANTVVFFLGNPVVTVLGYELRLFSVIGIVATAVLLAIYVIYGLIERAKLAVLDPTPTHAPPVNGEGPLPPEAVTEEETVGSR, from the coding sequence ATGGAAAAGGCGCAAGCCAAGAAGCGCGTCAACAAGATCGCCCTCGCCCGCTTCGAGCAGTGGGCGCTCCCCCGCATGGCCGCGCGCCTCCCGATGTGGATGACGCCGGACAAGCTCACGATCGTCGGTCTTATCTCTGCCGTCGTGATCGGCGGCTCGTACGTCCTCACGCAGTACAGTCTGGGGTGGCTGTGGGTCGCCTCAGTAGGGTTTGTCGTCCACTGGTGGGGGGATTCGCTCGACGGCACGCTCGCCCGCGTCCGCAACATCCGCCGCGAGCGCTACGGGTTCTACGTGGACCACCAGAGCGACGCGGTCTCAACGTTCCTGATCTTCGTCGGCCTCGGCCTGTCGCCGCTGATGGACCTCTCGGTGGCGCTGTTCCTGATCGTGGCTTACTTCCTGATGATGATCCACGTCAACCTCGTGACGATCACGCAGGACGTATTCAAAATCTCCTTCGCCGGGGCCGGGCCGACCGAGTTGCGCCTGTTCATGATCACGGCCAATACGGTCGTATTCTTCCTCGGCAACCCGGTGGTGACCGTGCTGGGGTACGAGCTTCGGCTCTTCAGCGTGATCGGGATCGTCGCCACCGCGGTGCTGCTTGCGATCTACGTCATCTACGGCCTGATCGAGCGCGCCAAGCTCGCCGTGCTGGACCCGACGCCGACGCACGCGCCGCCGGTCAACGGCGAAGGCCCGCTGCCGCCAGAGGCGGTCACTGAGGAGGAGACCGTCGGGAGTCGGTAG
- a CDS encoding universal stress protein, whose translation MPFQRILVPFDFSALAEEGVRLAEQLADAHGAQLDILHIVEEPAFPSFFKLGAMRIYGMVPDQEKVAWTALEKRFGTPAERQDLEFHVVKGASGQEIIRFASTREVDLVVITSHGLSGLQHVAMGAVAQKVVQMAPCPVLVVKAFDPGRDQMKEASGDGQTEQPPASA comes from the coding sequence GTGCCCTTCCAGCGTATCCTCGTCCCGTTCGACTTTTCCGCGCTCGCCGAAGAGGGCGTCCGGCTCGCCGAGCAGCTAGCCGACGCGCACGGTGCACAGCTCGACATCCTCCACATCGTGGAAGAGCCGGCCTTCCCGTCCTTCTTCAAGCTCGGGGCGATGCGGATCTACGGCATGGTGCCGGACCAGGAGAAGGTGGCGTGGACGGCTCTGGAGAAACGCTTCGGCACGCCAGCTGAGCGGCAGGACCTGGAGTTTCACGTAGTCAAGGGCGCATCAGGCCAGGAGATTATCCGGTTCGCGAGCACCCGCGAGGTCGACCTCGTGGTGATCACATCGCACGGCTTGAGCGGGTTGCAGCATGTGGCGATGGGTGCGGTGGCGCAGAAGGTGGTGCAGATGGCCCCGTGCCCGGTGCTGGTCGTCAAGGCGTTCGACCCGGGGCGGGACCAGATGAAGGAGGCGAGCGGCGACGGGCAGACGGAACAGCCTCCGGCCTCGGCGTAG
- a CDS encoding AI-2E family transporter yields MSRWAKGLLVAAGLATAVWLLRPVGSVVQMVVLGALLAYLLDPLVGRLEARGMGRTGAAATVFFSALLGLGLPLTLLFPALAAQVRALREGIDMTAASEMVAEIDLWVGGWAEPLGLDAPDLRTWLADATGQHFGNIVAMVPGVLGLAVQVVVVPVIAFFLLRDGRRFRRGFIGLVPNRYFEFTLSALRRADAQLGGYLRGQLLAATIVGLLATLALWLIGVEYYFLIGLVAGVANMIPFLGPFIGGAVAVTVSTVTTGSFSFVVPIFLSFSAIQMIDNFISQPLLLAQNVELHPLAILVVLLVAGEAFGILGLLLAVPTAAVLKVLVHEFVTTFRSYRFS; encoded by the coding sequence ATGTCACGGTGGGCTAAGGGGCTGCTCGTAGCAGCGGGACTTGCCACTGCCGTGTGGCTGCTGCGCCCGGTCGGCAGCGTCGTCCAGATGGTCGTGCTCGGGGCGCTGCTGGCCTATCTCCTGGACCCCCTCGTAGGGCGGCTCGAAGCGCGCGGGATGGGGCGGACCGGGGCCGCGGCGACGGTATTTTTCAGCGCTCTTCTCGGCCTCGGCCTCCCGCTTACGCTGCTGTTTCCGGCCCTCGCCGCCCAGGTCCGGGCACTGCGCGAAGGCATCGACATGACGGCAGCGAGCGAGATGGTGGCCGAGATCGACCTCTGGGTCGGGGGTTGGGCCGAGCCGCTGGGGCTGGACGCGCCGGACCTGCGCACCTGGCTGGCCGACGCTACCGGGCAGCACTTCGGCAACATCGTGGCGATGGTACCGGGCGTGCTCGGGCTGGCGGTGCAGGTCGTGGTGGTGCCGGTGATCGCGTTCTTCCTGCTGCGCGACGGGCGGCGCTTCCGCAGGGGCTTCATCGGCCTCGTCCCGAACCGCTATTTCGAGTTCACCCTCAGTGCCCTCCGCCGGGCCGACGCCCAGCTCGGCGGCTACCTCCGCGGCCAGCTCCTCGCGGCGACGATCGTCGGGCTGCTGGCGACGCTCGCGCTCTGGCTGATCGGGGTCGAGTACTACTTCCTCATCGGCCTGGTGGCCGGCGTGGCGAACATGATCCCGTTCCTCGGCCCGTTCATCGGCGGTGCGGTCGCCGTCACGGTCTCGACCGTCACGACCGGCTCCTTCTCCTTCGTCGTCCCGATCTTCCTGTCGTTCTCGGCGATCCAGATGATCGACAACTTCATCTCGCAGCCCCTCCTACTGGCGCAGAACGTCGAACTCCACCCGCTTGCGATCCTGGTTGTGCTCCTCGTCGCCGGCGAGGCGTTCGGCATCCTGGGCCTCCTGCTCGCCGTGCCGACGGCCGCCGTGCTCAAGGTGCTCGTCCACGAGTTCGTCACCACCTTCCGCAGCTACCGCTTTTCGTGA
- a CDS encoding GNAT family N-acetyltransferase, which produces MTQAEITVRTAFESDLVFVSQDGHLPSPAVRRKVGDGDVYIARRGDKPVGYLRLEWLWSKLPYIELILVLQPHRRVGVGRALLAHVEAEASSRGHTVLYSSSQADEPEPQAWHRRMGFEECGLLAGVNDGGIGEVFFRKSLDTIRRVV; this is translated from the coding sequence GTGACTCAGGCAGAGATCACCGTCCGAACAGCCTTCGAGAGCGACCTCGTCTTCGTCTCCCAGGACGGCCATCTTCCTAGCCCCGCCGTGAGACGGAAGGTGGGCGACGGCGACGTGTACATCGCACGCCGGGGCGACAAGCCAGTCGGGTACCTTCGGCTGGAGTGGCTGTGGTCGAAGCTCCCGTACATCGAACTCATCCTCGTCCTGCAGCCCCACCGCCGCGTCGGGGTCGGGCGTGCGCTCCTCGCGCACGTCGAGGCCGAGGCCTCCAGTCGGGGGCACACCGTACTCTACAGTTCGTCGCAAGCGGACGAGCCGGAGCCGCAGGCTTGGCACCGGCGCATGGGGTTCGAGGAGTGCGGTTTGCTGGCTGGGGTGAACGATGGTGGCATCGGGGAGGTGTTTTTCCGCAAGTCTCTTGACACCATCCGCAGGGTAGTATAG
- a CDS encoding carbamoyltransferase, translated as MNILGLSCFYHDAAACLVQDGRIVAAAQEERFTRLKHDASFPAHAVAYCLHAGGLTQADLDAVAFYDKPFLTFERLLETYLAFAPRGLASFIKAMPVWLKKKLWTPDVLARELDFEGPVLFTEHHESHAASAFFPSPFERAAVLTADGVGEWATTSYGVGEGHRVRLLAEQHFPHSLGLLYSAFTYFCGFRVNSGEYKLMGLAPYGEPRFADTIRRELIDLKPDGSFRLNLDYFTYPVGLRMTGRRFAGLFGGPRREPEGEITQRELDLARSVQVVTEEAVLALAQHVHRETGEANLCLAGGVALNCVANGRLLREGPFERLWVQPAAGDAGGALGAALAVWHEWADRPRAPEPKDAMQGSYLGPAFSPDEIAAVLEAEGVPHEALHDEDALAERTAQLLAEGHTVGWFQGRMEFGPRALGHRSILADPRGRDVQRTVNLKIKFRESFRPFAPAVLAERAAEVFDLGAESPYMLLVAPVRDAATSGEGLDRRHHVASPIPAVTHVDGSARVQTVTAARSPHFYRLLRAFEAETGCPVLVNTSFNVRGEPIVCTPEDALRVFRRTHLDALVLGPYVVTKAMLPEAERAAFSPEEIAAEYGLD; from the coding sequence GTGAACATCCTCGGCCTCTCCTGCTTCTACCACGACGCCGCGGCCTGCCTCGTCCAGGACGGCCGGATCGTCGCGGCGGCGCAGGAGGAACGTTTCACGCGCCTCAAGCATGATGCCTCGTTCCCGGCGCACGCCGTGGCCTACTGCCTCCACGCAGGCGGCCTCACGCAGGCGGACCTCGACGCGGTCGCGTTCTACGACAAGCCGTTTCTGACCTTCGAGCGGCTCCTGGAGACCTACCTCGCCTTCGCGCCGCGCGGTCTCGCGTCGTTTATCAAGGCGATGCCGGTGTGGCTGAAGAAGAAGCTCTGGACCCCGGACGTGCTCGCCCGCGAGCTGGACTTCGAGGGGCCGGTCCTCTTCACCGAGCACCACGAGAGCCACGCCGCGAGCGCGTTCTTCCCCTCGCCCTTCGAGCGCGCCGCCGTCCTCACCGCCGACGGGGTAGGGGAGTGGGCGACGACGAGTTACGGTGTCGGCGAAGGCCACCGCGTCCGGCTCCTCGCTGAGCAACACTTCCCGCACTCGCTCGGGCTGCTCTACTCGGCGTTTACCTACTTCTGCGGCTTCCGCGTCAACTCGGGCGAGTACAAGCTGATGGGCCTCGCGCCCTACGGCGAGCCACGCTTCGCCGACACTATCCGGCGCGAACTGATCGACCTGAAGCCTGACGGGTCGTTCCGGCTGAACCTGGACTACTTCACCTACCCCGTCGGGCTGCGGATGACGGGGCGGCGCTTCGCGGGCCTCTTCGGCGGGCCGCGCCGCGAGCCGGAGGGGGAGATCACGCAGCGCGAGCTGGACCTCGCCCGGAGCGTGCAGGTGGTGACGGAGGAAGCTGTGCTCGCGCTCGCCCAGCATGTGCACCGCGAGACGGGGGAGGCCAACCTCTGCCTCGCAGGCGGCGTTGCGCTCAACTGCGTGGCGAACGGGCGGCTGCTGCGCGAGGGGCCGTTCGAGCGGCTCTGGGTCCAGCCGGCGGCGGGTGATGCAGGCGGGGCGCTCGGCGCGGCGCTCGCGGTGTGGCACGAGTGGGCGGACAGGCCTCGCGCGCCGGAGCCGAAGGACGCGATGCAGGGCAGCTACCTCGGGCCTGCGTTCTCGCCGGACGAGATCGCGGCGGTGCTGGAAGCCGAGGGCGTACCGCACGAGGCGCTGCACGACGAAGACGCCCTCGCCGAGCGGACAGCGCAGCTCCTCGCCGAAGGCCACACCGTCGGGTGGTTCCAGGGCCGGATGGAGTTTGGGCCGCGCGCCCTCGGCCACCGCTCGATCCTCGCCGACCCCCGAGGCCGGGACGTCCAGCGGACGGTCAACTTGAAGATCAAGTTCCGCGAGAGCTTCCGGCCCTTCGCCCCGGCCGTCCTCGCCGAGCGCGCCGCCGAGGTGTTCGACCTCGGGGCCGAGAGCCCCTACATGCTGCTCGTAGCCCCGGTGCGCGACGCCGCGACCAGCGGCGAGGGGCTGGACCGGCGGCACCACGTCGCGTCGCCGATTCCGGCTGTGACGCACGTCGACGGCTCGGCGCGGGTGCAGACGGTAACGGCGGCGCGGAGCCCACACTTCTACCGGCTCCTCCGCGCCTTCGAGGCCGAGACCGGCTGCCCCGTGCTCGTCAATACGTCGTTCAACGTGCGGGGCGAGCCCATCGTCTGCACGCCCGAAGACGCCCTCCGCGTGTTCCGCCGGACGCACCTCGACGCGCTCGTGCTCGGCCCCTACGTCGTCACGAAGGCGATGCTGCCCGAGGCCGAGCGCGCCGCGTTCTCGCCCGAAGAGATCGCCGCCGAGTACGGGCTGGATTGA
- a CDS encoding histidine phosphatase family protein encodes MKTILLLRHGKSDWNAEFDHDHERPLGKRGRKAAETMGRFLLVSGVLPDRIVTSTAVRARTTLDIVRGAGELEAPVHEARDLYGAGPRELLRTIRAQDDEAEVLLLVGHQPGWGETVSRLTGGSAVRFPTAALARVDVGVTRWRDVGFGQGELIWLVPPKALG; translated from the coding sequence ATGAAAACGATCCTCCTCCTCCGCCACGGCAAGTCCGACTGGAACGCCGAGTTCGACCACGACCACGAGCGCCCGCTGGGCAAGCGAGGCCGGAAGGCCGCCGAGACGATGGGGCGGTTCCTGCTCGTGAGCGGCGTGCTCCCGGACCGGATTGTCACCTCGACGGCCGTGCGGGCGCGCACCACGCTCGACATCGTGCGCGGGGCCGGGGAGCTAGAGGCTCCGGTGCACGAGGCGCGCGACCTCTACGGGGCGGGGCCCCGCGAACTGCTGCGGACCATCCGTGCCCAAGACGACGAGGCGGAGGTGCTGCTGCTCGTCGGTCACCAGCCCGGCTGGGGCGAGACTGTCAGCCGCCTCACCGGCGGCAGCGCCGTCCGCTTCCCGACAGCCGCGCTCGCCCGCGTCGATGTCGGCGTCACACGCTGGCGCGACGTGGGCTTCGGCCAGGGCGAACTGATCTGGCTCGTCCCGCCGAAAGCGCTGGGGTAG
- a CDS encoding tetratricopeptide repeat protein has product MTSSRLLPRLAPLRTPVALSLFALAFLIAGADGCTDPNVQGARNEMNNQDYERVLELTSMAIESDPANGEAHFLRGEAFRMKAEGMPNDAAGRGAFIEDMTLAYASARTNGYEPSDIDNRLQVAWAFEMTRGQSSYRRAAEDPSAYGDAATAYQNAITLQPDSSAGYLNQSLALIAADRSTEAAEPLQMAIDKGANSVDAYIYLGRIYLAEGQASDALAVLEEGQAMFPENEDIQTELLNAYGRTGNAEQAIERYAEAVEREPDDPVLRYNYGSFLLQDGRYDEAAEQLMRATELDSQNANAYYNLGAAYQNKAASFNDQISELEDADAPRADVEAVVAQRSDLLAQAMPNLERARELTEAGGDDTADICRALFQVYASLRQNDKAEEAAECAGLDLN; this is encoded by the coding sequence CCACTGCGCACGCCCGTTGCGCTCAGCCTTTTCGCGCTCGCCTTCCTCATCGCCGGAGCCGACGGCTGCACGGACCCGAACGTCCAGGGGGCGCGCAACGAGATGAACAACCAGGACTACGAGCGCGTCCTTGAACTGACCTCGATGGCCATCGAGTCTGACCCCGCGAACGGCGAGGCGCACTTTCTGCGCGGCGAGGCCTTCCGCATGAAGGCCGAGGGCATGCCCAACGACGCCGCGGGACGCGGTGCTTTCATCGAGGACATGACGCTGGCCTACGCGAGCGCCCGCACCAACGGCTACGAGCCGTCCGACATCGACAACCGGCTCCAGGTGGCATGGGCCTTCGAGATGACCCGAGGCCAGAGTTCGTACCGCCGCGCTGCCGAGGACCCGTCGGCCTACGGCGACGCCGCGACGGCCTACCAGAACGCCATCACGCTTCAGCCCGACTCCTCCGCTGGCTATCTCAACCAGAGCCTCGCCCTCATCGCCGCCGACCGCTCCACCGAGGCCGCCGAGCCGCTCCAGATGGCCATCGACAAGGGGGCCAACAGCGTCGACGCCTACATTTACCTCGGGCGCATCTACCTCGCCGAAGGCCAGGCCAGCGACGCCCTCGCCGTGCTGGAGGAGGGCCAGGCGATGTTCCCCGAGAACGAGGACATCCAGACCGAACTGCTCAACGCTTACGGGCGCACCGGCAACGCCGAGCAGGCCATCGAGCGCTACGCCGAAGCCGTGGAGCGCGAGCCCGACGACCCGGTGCTCCGCTACAACTACGGCTCGTTCCTCCTCCAAGACGGACGCTACGACGAGGCCGCCGAGCAGCTCATGCGGGCGACGGAACTGGACAGCCAGAACGCGAACGCCTACTACAACCTCGGGGCCGCCTACCAGAACAAGGCCGCCAGCTTCAACGACCAGATCTCGGAACTCGAAGACGCCGACGCCCCGCGCGCCGACGTCGAGGCCGTCGTTGCCCAGCGCTCCGACCTCCTCGCGCAGGCCATGCCGAACCTGGAGCGCGCCCGCGAACTGACCGAGGCCGGCGGCGACGACACCGCCGACATCTGCCGCGCGCTCTTCCAGGTCTACGCCTCGCTCCGGCAGAACGACAAGGCCGAGGAAGCCGCCGAGTGCGCCGGCCTAGACCTCAACTGA
- a CDS encoding cyclic nucleotide-binding domain-containing protein translates to MDSLWDNIFRSRDETGPAALLRQVPMFADLDRREIAEVRKILYRREYRAGEVIFRQDDPGVGMYVIEEGTVDIVHEPTNRVLADLGVGDVFGEIALLNETPRSARAVATTATTLYGLFQPELYDLVKRAPRLGVKLLLPLARTLGARLVHADEQLERLHAQAAAAEESVQSNGARDVTVG, encoded by the coding sequence ATGGATAGCCTCTGGGACAACATCTTCCGCTCCCGAGACGAGACGGGGCCCGCGGCGCTGCTGCGCCAGGTGCCGATGTTCGCCGACCTCGACCGGCGCGAGATCGCCGAGGTGCGCAAGATCCTCTACCGCCGGGAATACCGAGCCGGTGAGGTCATCTTCCGCCAAGACGACCCGGGCGTCGGGATGTACGTCATCGAAGAGGGAACGGTCGACATCGTGCACGAGCCGACGAACCGCGTCCTGGCCGACCTCGGCGTCGGCGACGTCTTCGGCGAGATTGCCCTCTTGAACGAGACGCCGCGCTCGGCTCGCGCCGTGGCGACGACTGCGACCACCCTGTACGGCCTCTTCCAGCCTGAGCTCTACGACCTCGTCAAGCGCGCCCCCCGGCTGGGCGTGAAGCTGCTCCTGCCTCTGGCCCGCACCCTCGGCGCGCGCCTCGTCCACGCCGACGAGCAGCTCGAACGCTTGCACGCACAGGCTGCTGCCGCCGAGGAGAGCGTCCAATCCAACGGAGCCCGCGATGTCACGGTGGGCTAA
- a CDS encoding single-stranded DNA-binding protein, translating to MARAINKVILIGNLGQDPELRYTGSGTAVCNLRLATNESYKDSNGDLVEKTEWHSVVAWARLAEICGEYLKKGSQVYFEGSLQTRQWEDKDGNTRYTTEVKAREMMMLDSRGGGGGGYDSSGGFDQSRGSNGGGYSQERRQPQRQAQPAGGPAGSNDPFGPDDDLPF from the coding sequence ATGGCACGCGCAATCAACAAAGTCATCCTCATCGGCAACCTCGGGCAGGACCCGGAGCTTCGCTACACCGGCAGCGGCACCGCCGTCTGCAACCTGCGGCTCGCCACGAATGAGAGCTACAAGGACTCCAACGGCGACCTCGTCGAGAAGACCGAGTGGCACTCCGTCGTCGCGTGGGCCCGCCTCGCGGAGATCTGCGGCGAGTACCTCAAGAAGGGCTCGCAGGTCTACTTCGAGGGCTCGCTCCAGACCCGCCAGTGGGAAGACAAGGACGGCAACACCCGCTACACCACCGAAGTCAAGGCGCGCGAGATGATGATGCTCGACAGCCGGGGCGGCGGCGGTGGCGGCTACGACTCGTCCGGCGGCTTCGACCAGTCGCGCGGCTCGAACGGCGGCGGCTACTCGCAGGAGCGGCGCCAGCCGCAGCGGCAGGCCCAGCCCGCCGGCGGACCCGCAGGGTCGAACGATCCGTTCGGGCCGGATGACGACCTGCCCTTCTAG